The genomic DNA CCAGCTGGCCGCGGATGAGCGGGAGGATATGTCTGCCTAACTGATAAGATTAGCGGATATGATTGTTCCGAATTATCCGCCGCTTGCAGATGACCCCACCACGCAGGCCTTTGCCGTGCGTGGTCTAAATAAATCTTTTTCCGGGCGCCCCGCGGTGTCGAACTTGAGTCTCGACATCCCGCGGGGCTCTATTTATGGCATCGTCGGACCGAATGGCGCTGGCAAGACGACTATGCTCACCATGGCGTGCGGCTTACTGCGCCCAGATAGTGGTCAGGCTTTTATCGCCGGGCACAATACCTGGCAGGACCCGATCGCAGCGAAGGCGGCAATGGGCCTTCTCATCGATGGTGCTCCAGTTTTCGACCGCTTGTCAGGACCGGAATTCCTTTTCTACCTCGGGGCATTGCGCCGCATGAATCAAACGGAGGCGGAACACCGCAGCGCGCAACTCTTGGATGCCTTGCAGCTTGCCGACGCCGCCGATAAGCCCATTGCAGACTACTCCGCTGGCATGACCAAAAAGATCCTCCTAGCTGGTGCACTATTGCACAACCCAGAAGTTGTGATTCTTGATGAGCCTTTGGAGGCCGTGGATCCCGTATCCGGCAAACTCATTCAGGAACTACTGCGTGCCTACGTTGACCGCGGTGGCACGGTTATCCTGTCCTCCCATGTCATGCAATTGGTGGAGGGGCTGTGCGACCACGTAGCCATTATTGCTGGTGGCCAGGTGCTATCTGCTGGGCACGTAGAGGAGGTGCGCCAGGAAGGCAGCCTCACGGATGCCTTTATCCACTTCGCCGGCGGCAATGAATTTGATGCCGGCTCCTTTGATTGGCTGCGCCGCGATAGCGGCGAGCCGCAACGTAGGGAAGGGGAGTTTTAGCCCTTATGACCTCTACGCTTCTAAAACTTCATCGCACATTGTGGGTGCGGAACCTAAAGTCCAATGCCTCAGCGGTCTTGATTCCAATCTGCCTGTTGCTCTACGGACTCATCGGCATGGCCTCGCTCGCTGTATTGGCGGCGGCAGATATCTCCAGTGATTCTGGTACCGGAAACTTCCATGCACTTACTGCCGCCCCTGCAATAGGCACCCTCGCTTTTCTGGTCATCACGCTCATCATGCCCAGCGGGGAGAACCAGCTATCTGCGCGCGAGCTTTCCGCGTTGCCGTTGCGCCTGAAAGACATTACTCCAGCACTTGCAATAGCTTCGGTACTCAACTTGCGCGCACCGGTGCCGGTTCTGTTGACCATTGCGTACACAGTCATTGGAAGTGTGACTTTAGCCGCCAACGCACAAGCTCTGCTTATCTTGCCCTTTGTCCTGGGAATGATCTTTGCGTTAGTGCTGACGTTGGTTCTCGCGGACCTTGCGGTTTATGTTGGCGCCACAGCCGCGGAGCTAAGCTCTACTACGCTGAAAGTGTTAGGTTCAGTGGCGGTAGTCTTGCTCATTTTTGGCTCGAACCGCCTTTCTTCCCTTATGGATTCTGATTTCCCACTGGGGACAATGGGAGAGGTTCTTGCGTGGACCCCTATGGGCGCGCCTGTAGGATGGGCACTATCTCTTTGCCAAGGCGAGCTGGTGGCAGCCATCGCGCAGTTTCTTATTGCCGTGGTCTCGCTATGCGTGGCCGCATGGGCGTGGCAGCGCTTGCTGCGCTTACAGTACGAACGCCGCACCCTTGTGGCTGCCGAGCATAAGCGCAGCGGGAAGGCCAAGGGGATCAGCCGCTTTTCATTGGGATCATTTTCCTACCGCAGTCCGGCGGCGATGGAATTTACGCGCTCTTTTCGTTATATCTTCCGCGATTCACGCCTTATCGGCAGCATCATCATGCAACCGATCCTTGCGCTTATTTTCATCTTCCAGGGGATCAATTCTGATTCCGAGCTGCCCACCTTAGGCATACTATTTTTGGGTCTCTTCGGCGGATTGCTGGCTACCAACGATTTCGGCTATGACGGGCCTAGTCTCTGGGTGAAGCTGGCTGCTCCGGTCCGCCCCCGTACGCTGCTCTACGCGCGTCACTGGGCTCACTTGGTGCTTTCGGCAATCGTATTCGTGATATTGGCTATAGTCCTCTATATATTAAGCGCAGACAAGCTGCAGTCTGTGTGCTTTATCGCTGCGGCTACGGGCATATTCATTTCTTCTGCAGGGCTATCCCTTCTTCTCACTACCTTTAATCCCTTTGCTACCGCGCGGCCCGGCGGGAATATGTGGGCGGATAAATCCGGTTACTCGGCCAGCGCGTTCGTAAGCGCCATTTTGAGCTTGTTCATAGGCTGGACCCCGATTATTCCCGGTGTTATCCCAATGGCCCTCGGGTACGGTTCAAATTCCGTATTGCTCGCGTTGGGGTTTGTCTTAGTAATCGCGGTCCCCGTCGTTTGCTATATTGTTGCCTTGCGGGTCAGCGGTAAACGTGTGGACGAAACGCTGCCTGAGATCTACTCCAAGGTCGGGCACTGGGTATCTTAACCCGCGAGTGTAGTTCTAATGTTTGTCTTGGCTTTGTTGCTAGGCCAAGCAGTTCAGTCGCGCGCACAGTAGCGACCTCACCGTAATTGCTGGAGTGCGTGCCGGCTGCGGAGTACAGGGAGATTGCTTGCGCCGCGGGGCGTCGCCGAGCGCAAGTGCCTGGCTAGGTAATAAAGAAACCGCCGGCCTTCACAGGGAAGGGCGGCGGTTAAAGCGCTATTAAGCTTAGAGTGCGTGCTTGTCGGAAGAAACCGGGGTGGCGTTGTTGGTGCCTGGCTCAACGCGCAGGTGAGCAACGCGGGAAGGCTCAATGTTTAGGGCACGCAGCTGGGAATCAGTCAGCTCCGCGTAAGCACCGGTATTGGTCTTCTGGTCATATACCCAGTCCGGCTCCTGGTGGCCCACTGGCTGGTTGCGGGCGGTTACGGTGCGCACCTGGTGCAGCTTGGGCTGGAAAGCGAAGATAAGCAGGCCGAGGACTAGGAGGACGGTCAAGGCGATGAGCCAAACGGTCTCAACGTGGCCCTTGTGATTGCCAAAGTTGAAGGCAATCAAGAAGAGAACGGAAATCCAACCGGCGATCTGCACACCAGAGCGGCTGATGCGCGACCAACCGAATCCTGCGGATGGAACGTCCTCTGTGGAAACACCGTCAAATACCTGTGGTACCGGCTTGTGGGAAGACACTTGCTCTCCTTCGCTTTTGCGTGTGCTCCACTGTGCGATGGGCGAGTGGGCACACCAATGCCATTTGTCTGCTACATATTCTAAAACATCGCACCTTGGAAGGCGATTAAACACCCCCGTTGCAGTGCGCCTTACCTGCTGCGCCAATACAGCGGCGGTGGGCGCTAGGGTGGATGCGTGACTACTCAGCGAATACTCATTCTTGGTTCCACCGGTTCAATTGGCACGCAGGCTCTAGAAGTTATTGCGGATAATCCCGACAAATTCGACGTGGTGGGCATCGCTGCGGGCGGCTCGAACCCGCAACAGACCATCGAACAAGCCCGCAGCCTCAACCTTTCGTTTGACCACGTTGCCGTGGCTAATGAAAGCGCCGCCGCCGAGGTCTCCGCCGCACTGGGAGGGTCGGTCTTAGCGGGTAAAGACGCTGCGGAGCAGTTGGTGCGCTCTATTCCCGCCGATACTGTGCTCAACGCCCTCGTTGGTTCGCTTGGCTTGAAGGCCACTCTGGCGACGTTAGAAATGGGTGAGTTCCTAGCGCTGGCCAATAAAGAATCCCTCGTCGCCGGCGGTAAGCTGGTAACCCAGGCGTCGCGACCGGGTCAGATCATCCCCGTTGATTCAGAACATTCCGCAATGGCGCAGTGCTTGCGTGCAGGGGAAGAAGGCGAGCTAGACAAGCTCGTGCTCACGGCCTCGGGTGGCCCGTTCCGTGGATGGTCGCGTGAGGAGATGTGGGAGGTGACCCCGCAGCAGGCGGCGCAGCACCCCACCTGGTCTATGGGGCAGATGAATACGCTTAACTCGGCGACCCTTATCAACAAAGGTCTTGAGCTCATTGAAGCCACGCTACTTTTCGATATTGAGCCAGAGCGAATTGATGTCACCGTACACCCGCAGTCCATCATTCACTCCATGGCTACTTTTAAGGATGGTTGCACCATCGCACAGGTCTCGCCGCCATCGATGAAGCTGCCCATCTCCTTGGCACTAAACTGGCCGCACCGCGTACCGGATGCGCAGCAGT from Corynebacterium tuberculostearicum includes the following:
- a CDS encoding ABC transporter ATP-binding protein, with translation MIVPNYPPLADDPTTQAFAVRGLNKSFSGRPAVSNLSLDIPRGSIYGIVGPNGAGKTTMLTMACGLLRPDSGQAFIAGHNTWQDPIAAKAAMGLLIDGAPVFDRLSGPEFLFYLGALRRMNQTEAEHRSAQLLDALQLADAADKPIADYSAGMTKKILLAGALLHNPEVVILDEPLEAVDPVSGKLIQELLRAYVDRGGTVILSSHVMQLVEGLCDHVAIIAGGQVLSAGHVEEVRQEGSLTDAFIHFAGGNEFDAGSFDWLRRDSGEPQRREGEF
- a CDS encoding DUF2631 domain-containing protein, which produces MSSHKPVPQVFDGVSTEDVPSAGFGWSRISRSGVQIAGWISVLFLIAFNFGNHKGHVETVWLIALTVLLVLGLLIFAFQPKLHQVRTVTARNQPVGHQEPDWVYDQKTNTGAYAELTDSQLRALNIEPSRVAHLRVEPGTNNATPVSSDKHAL
- the dxr gene encoding 1-deoxy-D-xylulose-5-phosphate reductoisomerase gives rise to the protein MTTQRILILGSTGSIGTQALEVIADNPDKFDVVGIAAGGSNPQQTIEQARSLNLSFDHVAVANESAAAEVSAALGGSVLAGKDAAEQLVRSIPADTVLNALVGSLGLKATLATLEMGEFLALANKESLVAGGKLVTQASRPGQIIPVDSEHSAMAQCLRAGEEGELDKLVLTASGGPFRGWSREEMWEVTPQQAAQHPTWSMGQMNTLNSATLINKGLELIEATLLFDIEPERIDVTVHPQSIIHSMATFKDGCTIAQVSPPSMKLPISLALNWPHRVPDAQQSLDFAQAHDWRFEPLDDAAFPAVNLARRAASEGTGVVYNAANEEAAAAFLAGRIHFPEIVDVVGEILDSASQFAGVVSNLDEILAVEGEARRRANALIDSLAE